In the genome of Vicinamibacteria bacterium, one region contains:
- a CDS encoding sulfatase-like hydrolase/transferase has product DPRTDYKEPLDRDRMIAQYDGDIAYGDREFGRFVQGLRARGLYERALVVFLGDHGEEFLDHGQWLHGRSVFDELVHIPLVVKFPGRGNAGRRVAQQVREVDILPTVLENQGLPVPAPPLIAGRPLQRVLEGTASPTPAVSEISHRGFVAHGIRTEADKYIRRFSPVEDELYFDLVHDPKETKSILASAPERVRFLKAGVEAVMAPNPFRYTLKIAGAGEYGIGLKTGGWIEGVEATGLGAGERYQIQENGRRLELRVRPRPGRPREVVFTARPMGAPVWLEGTRDGRALRPRDVAIGRSAAPADALPLRFPEIESAGGREHFQDLFAPPSSDSPGIQIWLSLPPGRTLMEFSKERQEQLKALGYLGPG; this is encoded by the coding sequence CCGATCCCCGCACCGACTACAAGGAGCCGCTCGACCGCGACCGGATGATCGCGCAGTACGACGGGGACATCGCCTACGGAGACCGGGAGTTCGGGCGGTTCGTTCAGGGGCTCCGGGCCCGCGGCCTCTACGAAAGGGCCCTCGTCGTCTTCCTGGGCGACCACGGAGAGGAGTTCCTGGACCACGGCCAGTGGCTCCACGGACGGAGCGTGTTCGACGAGCTCGTCCACATCCCGCTCGTCGTGAAGTTTCCCGGCCGGGGCAACGCCGGCCGACGCGTGGCCCAGCAGGTGCGGGAGGTGGACATCCTGCCCACCGTTCTCGAGAACCAGGGCCTGCCCGTGCCCGCTCCTCCCCTGATCGCGGGCCGGCCCCTGCAGCGGGTGCTCGAGGGCACGGCCTCCCCCACCCCCGCCGTTTCGGAGATCTCCCACCGCGGGTTCGTGGCTCACGGCATCCGCACGGAGGCGGACAAGTACATCCGCCGCTTCAGCCCCGTGGAGGATGAGCTCTACTTCGACCTCGTCCACGATCCCAAGGAGACGAAGAGCATCCTGGCCTCGGCCCCGGAGCGCGTGCGCTTTCTCAAGGCGGGCGTGGAGGCGGTCATGGCCCCCAACCCCTTCCGCTACACCTTGAAGATCGCGGGAGCCGGCGAGTACGGGATCGGCCTCAAGACGGGGGGCTGGATCGAGGGAGTGGAGGCCACCGGTCTCGGTGCGGGGGAGCGCTACCAGATCCAGGAAAACGGGCGGCGGCTGGAGCTGCGCGTGCGGCCGCGGCCGGGGCGACCCCGCGAGGTCGTCTTCACCGCGCGCCCCATGGGCGCGCCCGTCTGGCTGGAGGGAACCCGCGACGGCCGCGCGCTGAGGCCTCGCGACGTGGCCATCGGCCGGTCCGCGGCCCCCGCGGACGCCCTTCCCCTGCGGTTTCCCGAGATCGAGTCCGCGGGCGGGCGGGAGCATTTCCAAGACCTCTTTGCTCCTCCGTCAAGCGACTCCCCTGGCATCCAAATCTGGCTCTCCCTGCCCCCCGGCCGCACGCTCATGGAGTTCAGCAAAGAGAGGCAAGAGCAGCTGAAGGCCTTGGGATACCTGGGGCCGGGGTAG
- a CDS encoding DUF309 domain-containing protein, which produces MLASLLVDDALQAAVALFNNGRFSEFQDALEAVAGATRSPSERQFYTNLSHLAEALHQLGNGDLADAEAMFSPALRKLDEFVPRYRGLNIDALREDCRRVLTELRDVRAGRKPEFDPSRLPRLRALPG; this is translated from the coding sequence GTGCTAGCATCCCTCTTGGTGGATGACGCCCTCCAGGCCGCGGTGGCCCTCTTCAACAACGGCCGCTTCAGCGAGTTCCAGGATGCTCTCGAGGCCGTAGCGGGCGCCACCCGGTCCCCTTCCGAGCGGCAGTTCTACACGAACCTCTCCCACCTGGCCGAAGCCCTGCACCAGCTCGGCAACGGCGACCTCGCGGACGCGGAGGCCATGTTCAGCCCCGCCCTGCGCAAGCTCGATGAGTTCGTCCCCCGCTACCGGGGCCTCAACATCGACGCCCTGCGCGAGGACTGCCGCCGCGTCCTCACCGAACTGCGCGACGTCAGGGCGGGGCGCAAGCCGGAGTTCGACCCCTCCCGCCTTCCCCGGCTCCGAGCCCTGCCCGGGTGA
- a CDS encoding HAD-IA family hydrolase, which yields MKGARLVVFDLDGTLVDSSRDLATATNAALATVAPGMPPLSLEVVRSFVGEGAGALITRSLAQAGIRRRAEEVLPTFLDRYRRCLLDTTRLYPGVVETLDRLGDRILAVLSNKPGDMSRAILAGLGVADRFARIYGGGDFPGRKPDPAGLLLLLDDLGVRPEEAVLVGDSAVDVRTGRAAGVPTVGVTYGLNPESLREAPPDVTLSDIRDLPLLLAGA from the coding sequence GTGAAGGGTGCCCGGCTCGTCGTCTTCGATCTGGACGGCACGCTCGTGGACTCCAGCCGGGACCTCGCCACCGCCACCAACGCCGCCCTGGCCACGGTGGCCCCGGGGATGCCGCCCCTGTCCCTCGAAGTGGTGCGCTCCTTCGTCGGCGAGGGGGCGGGGGCCCTCATCACACGCAGCCTGGCCCAGGCCGGCATCCGCAGGAGGGCGGAGGAGGTCTTGCCCACCTTCCTCGACCGCTACCGCCGCTGTTTGCTCGACACCACGCGGCTCTACCCGGGGGTTGTGGAGACCCTTGACCGTCTCGGTGACCGCATCCTCGCTGTCCTCAGCAACAAGCCGGGGGACATGAGCCGGGCCATCCTGGCCGGCTTGGGGGTGGCCGATCGCTTTGCCCGGATCTACGGCGGCGGCGATTTCCCGGGGCGCAAGCCCGATCCCGCGGGCCTGCTCCTCCTCCTGGACGACCTCGGGGTAAGGCCGGAAGAGGCGGTGCTGGTGGGCGATTCCGCGGTGGATGTCCGAACGGGCCGGGCCGCGGGCGTGCCCACGGTGGGCGTGACCTACGGCCTGAACCCCGAGAGCCTTCGGGAGGCGCCCCCCGACGTCACCCTCTCGGACATCCGAGACCTCCCCCTTCTCTTGGCCGGAGCCTGA